Proteins encoded together in one Prunus dulcis chromosome 3, ALMONDv2, whole genome shotgun sequence window:
- the LOC117622024 gene encoding GDSL esterase/lipase At5g14450-like: MFGVVKMERVRLFVVVASILVMCVVRRVGGEEVADTLSACDFPAIYNFGDSNSDTGGISAAFYPMASPCGETFFHRPAGRGCDGRLMIDFIAKHLGLPYLSPYLDSLESNFRHGANFATGGATIIRYNESWFQNGVSPFSLDIQIAQYQQLKSRTTSLYNRAKKQPHRFPRVDDFSKALYIFDIGQNDVAAGIRKMSDEQFQAQIPDIINQLATAIRNLYDQGARTFWIHNTGPIGCLAVTLHYLHNPSPDYVDRRGCVKFQNDMARQFNRALKQKVFQLRKELLLAAITHVNVFAAKYKLLSNAKKHGFLDKTRICCGYHEGSNHVYCGNKGIINGTQVYAGSCEDPSLYISWDGVHYTEAANHWIANQLISGSFSDPPLPITNSCHRLQPL, encoded by the exons ATGTTTGGTGTGGTGAAAATGGAGAGGGTAAGattatttgttgttgttgccaGTATTTTGGTTATGTGTGTAGTGAGGAGGGTGGGAGGTGAAGAGGTGGCAGACACATTATCAGCCTGTGATTTTCCAGCAATTTACAACTTTGGAGACTCAAATTCAGACACGGGTGGTATATCTGCTGCATTCTACCCAATGGCATCACCCTGTGGTGAAACTTTCTTCCACAGACCAGCTGGCAGGGGTTGTGATGGCCGTCTgatgattgattttattg CAAAGCACTTGGGATTGCCATACTTGAGCCCATATTTGGACTCACTTGAGAGCAATTTCAGACATGGTGCCAATTTTGCTACCGGAGGGGCAACCATCATCCGGTATAATGAATCCTGGTTTCAGAATGGTGTGAGCCCCTTTTCTCTTGACATCCAGATTGCTCAGTATCAACAGCTCAAGTCACGTACCACCAGTCTTTACAACCGAG CCAAGAAACAACCCCACAGATTCCCAAGAGTTGATGACTTCTCAAAGGCTCTTTACATTTTTGATATAGGACAAAATGATGTAGCTGCTGGTATTCGGAAAATGAGTGATGAACAATTTCAAGCACAAATCCCAGACATCATTAACCAGTTGGCTACAGCCATCCGA AATTTGTATGATCAAGGGGCAAGAACATTCTGGATACACAACACTGGTCCCATTGGGTGCTTGGCAGTGACCTTACACTACCTCCATAATCCGAGCCCTGACTATGTTGACCGCCGTGGTTGCGTCAAGTTTCAAAACGACATGGCTAGACAGTTCAATAGGGCGCTCAAGCAGAAAGTGTTCCAACTAAGGAAGGAGCTCCTCCTTGCTGCAATAACACATGTCAATGTCTTTGCTGCAAAGTATAAACTTCTCAGCAATGCAAAGAAGCATG GATTTCTGGACAAGACAAGGATCTGCTGTGGATATCATGAAGGTAGCAACCATGTGTATTGTGGGAATAAGGGAATCATAAATGGCACTCAAGTATATGCTGGTTCATGTGAAGATCCTTCCTTGTATATTAGCTGGGATGGTGTACACTACACTGAAGCTGCAAATCATTGGATTGCTAATCAATTAATCAGTGGTTCATTCTCAGACCCACCACTTCCAATCACAAATTCATGCCATAGGCTTCAACCTCTGTAG